The Neorhizobium sp. NCHU2750 genome contains the following window.
AGACCTTGGTTTGCCCGCCTATGAATGCAAATTTGCGGGAACACCGACAAGGCATCCTGAACGCTACTCACGGGTAAGGGACCAGCTTTACGCCGAAATGGCGGATTGGTTTGCCGGTGAGAACGTCCAAATCCCCAACAATGCTAAGCTGATTGAAGAGCTTTGTTCAGTCCAATTTGAGGACGCAAGCGGCAAGATCAAGATCGAAAAGAAAGACCAAATCAAGAAACGAATTGGTCGCTCACCCGATTTTTCAGACGCGCTCGGTTTGACGTTCGCGGTGTCTAGAACTCGGTACGCTTCAAAGTACAATTGGAACACCAAGATAGTCTACGACCATCTTCAGACGCTCGAATAAGCAGACTATCGCGTTCTTCTAAATACGGGAAAATTATCGCGAGATTTTCCCATCTATGACCACTGAAGACGAAGCTATTTTGAATTCCATCACGCCACAATTGAAACAGGCTGTGAGTTGGAGCAATTCCAATATTGCCAACAAGCAAGAACAGGCTCTTAAGCATTATAAGCGCGAACCGCTTCCCGGTGACGACAAGCTAAAAGGCAAATCGAAATGGGTCAGCCCGAAGGTTCAGCAAGCGACGGACTGGTGCTCAGCGCAGCTATTCCGCATTTTCGACAGCCCTCAGTCGGTCGTTGAATTTTGCGGCATTGGTCCCGAAGACGAAGCCATCGCCAAACAAATGAACGACACAGTCGGATGGATTCTTCGCACCCGGAATAGTTCGGCGGCATACCTTCAGCCAGTGTTTCAGGACTCGCTTCTTACTGGCTTGGGCGTTCTCACGGCGGAATTCACGGTTGAGACCGAAGAGAGCTTGCCGCGTCTGCTTGAAGGCGTTCCGAACGAACACCTTGTCGCCCTCAATCAGCAGGAAGAACAGGGCCTTATCGTGATCGAAGAGGCTTCAAAGCCGACCACGACTCCAGGTCCACTTGGACCAATCGAAACTCGGGATCTGAAGATCAGGACGATCAAGCGCATCCCGAAGTTCTCAATCCTTCCAGTTTGCCCGGAAGACCTGATCATCAGCAAAGACGCCCGCTTCGACCCGGAAACAGGCGGAATTCTGGCAAAAATTCAGGGTCACCGCCGCGTTGTTACCCGCGCTGAATTGCTGGACATGGGCTTTGACCGTGCGAAGATCGATGAACTCCCGGCAGCTTCCGATAAAACAGATGGCATCGCGCTTGAGCGTTCGAAAGACCTTGCCGGTGAACAGGGCATCGGTCCTGATGACGTGACCGTCTACACCATTTACACCAAACTGAAGATCGGAAAGGACCGCAAACACCGCCTGTGGCGCATAACAATTGGGGGCAATCTGGAAAACCGCCCAACCCTTCTTGATCACACGGAAGTCAGCCTAGCGCCCTATGCTGCTTTTTGTTGCTTCCCCGTGAGCCATACCCTGTTCGGGCTTGGTGCTGCCGATCGGCTCCTTGATGACCACACACTAATTTCTAAACTTTATCGCGGAGTCTTGGATTCGCTCAGCCAGTCGGTGAACCCGATTAAGGTCGTCAATCCGGATACTACGAACGTCGAAGATTTGTTGAATAGCCATGCCGGTGCGATCGTCCGTTCGACCGATCCTTCAGGCGGCATCAGCTATAACAAGGCCCCGTTTGCCGGTGCAGATGCCATTCCGGTAATCGACCAGCTTTCCCGCTCGCTTGATATGTCCACCGGTACTGGCGAAAGCATGCTGGCGATCGACGCCAGTGACCTACAGCGCACTAGCGCCACGGCTGCGAACCTCCGTTCGAACGCTTCTCAGCTTCTAATCGAAGGAATTTCGAGAAACCTTGCAGACACGGGATATCGCTATCTGGTCCGCATCTGCATTTCGCTGCTGATTGACAATCCCGATGAAGCTGCTGAGCTTTTCACGCGATTGACTAACCAAGCCATCGCTCTGGACCAGTTTGATCTCACGTTCGACCTTGTTACGAGCGTCGTTTTCGGCACGATGTCGCGTGACCAGTCGCAAGGCAACCTGACGAACCTTCTGAACCAGCAGTATCAGGCACTTCAAGCCGGTCTGCCCATCGTGAACGCTCAGTCGATCTATTCGACGCTGACGAAACTGGTTGAAGGTCAGGGCCTCAAGAATACGGCTCCGTTCCTTGTCGATCCATCGACATTGCCGCCGCCTCCCCCGCCGCAGCCTCCCGTCGATCCGAACGCTGGTCTTATCGAGGTGGAGAAGGTCAAAGCTCAATTGAAGGCGCAATCGGACGAAGCTGACCGCCAATTCCAGATGTCGAAGCTTGCCGCCGAAATGGACCTAAAGCGGGACCAGATGGCTCAAGATTTCGAACTCAAGCGCGCAGAAATCGAAGCGAAATATGCGGCACATGTCGAAGTAGAACGCCTGAAGCTTGAACAGTCTGCCATGCGCGATGCCATGGGAAACATCCAGTCGCCCGCCATTCCAACACCAATGCAGGGCTATAACCCATGATCGATCAAGCAATTCTAGACCGTTCTAACGCGGCTAAACGGCTTCTGAACAACCCTGATTTTCAGCTTATTGCCGCTGCAATTGAAGCCGATATTCTCGCCAATTTCCGCGCTGTAAAGATCGGCGATACGGAGACATTGGCGAACGTTCATGCGCTATCGCACGGCTTCAAACTACTAAACGACAGAATGTCTAAATACATTGAATCCGCGTCCGTAGCGGCAAAAATGGAAGAAATTTCCGACGAATAACGCGGAAATCTCCGTTCAGAACTGCATACGACGCTATATACAACACTTACATTTGGAAAACGAAAGGACAATGGAAGACGAAAGCAATAACTCCGAAATGGAGACTGCACTTGATGATGCCAGCGCGGTTGATCGTATCGCCGCACTTTTGGACGTGACGGAAGCCTCTGACGAAGTTTCAGAACAAGCAGAAGACCATGTTGAAACCGAACCAACAGCCGAAGAAACTGACGCTGTTGAGACACCAGATACCGAAGAACAGTATTACGAGATTGACGGCGAACAAGTCAGCCTCTCGGAACTGCGAAACGGTTATTTGCGACAGTCCGCATTTACTAAAAAGACACAAGAGCTTGCTCGTCAGCGAGACGAATATAATGCAGCCATGTTCGACAAGAACCAACTGCGAATGGAAGCCCTCCAAGGCATCGAAGCCATTAAACAGCAATTGGCTATTGAGTTTTCGCAGATCGAACAGCCGAATTGGGACGAGCTCCTTCGCGACGATCCACATCAGTTCCTAATCGAACAGAACAAGTGGGCACGCAAAGAAGCCGCCGTAAAGCAGATGTTTGACGCCGAAACCGCACTTCGTACGAAGCAAGCGGAATATGAAGCGGAAATGCATCAGGCTCAATTGCGCGAAAGTCAGGCGCAGTTCTTGGCGAAATATCCTGAGATGCAGGACAAAGGTAAATCGGCAGAAGCCCTTGGTCAGATCACTCAATTGCTGATCGACAATGGTTTCTCAAAGGAAGAAATCGAAGGCGTATCTGACTATCGAATTGTCGGTATCCTGTATGAGCTAAACAAAGCAATGAATGCTCAGAAGGCAATCCCGCAAGTCGTTCAGAAGATGGAGCAAAAGCCAGCCATCAGTGTGAAGGGGACTTCATCCAAGGCTAGTGACGCTTACACCCGCGATCTCAACAAGTTCAACTCAACGAAATCTGGAAGTGACGCAATCGCGCTTATTTCCCGTCTGCTTTAACCAACGAAACCGGCGCAAGAAGCGTCCAATAAAAAGAGGTTTAAACCCGTAATGCCAACTCTAGTCACGAACCAAATTGCCCACGCCCGCGAAGACCTTGCGAACACCATTTCCAATGTTGATCCGACCGAAACTCCGTTTTTCTCGTCTATCGGCAAGACCAAAGCCACCGCCGTCCGTCACGAAGTTCTGGTAGACAGCCTGTCGCCCGCTTCGGCGAACAACGCGGTTGCTGAAGGCGCCGACCTTGTAGACACCGCCGCAACGGTCCCTGTCCGCGTATCTAACATCTGCCAACTGATGCAGAAAGATATCCGTCTGTCGGGAACCATTCAGGCAGTCGATACCGCCGGCGCCAAGACCGAGAAGGCACGGCTCGTCAAAAACCGTGGTCTCGAAATCCGCCGAGACCTTGAAATGTCGCTTCTTGGTGGTCAGGGTTCATCCGCAACGGGCACCCGTTACATGGGCGGCTATCAGGCAATCACCGCAACGAATGCCTTCGGTGGCGCGAACTCCGCAATCACCGGCTTCTCAAACGGTAACATCTCCGCTGCTGTTGACGGCACCGCTCGATCGGTGACCGAAGCCATGTTCCTCGACATGCTGGAAAAAATCTACGTTTCCGGTGGACGTCCGAAGGAAGTTCTGGCTGGTCCAAAGCTCAAGCGCGCTATCAGCGGCTTTACCGGTGGCGCTCAGAAGCAGCAGAACGCTGAAAAGAAGACCATCAATCAGGGCGTAGACATCTACGTATCAGATTGGGGTACGCTGAATGTCAATCCGCACCCGTATGCGCTGACAAAGACCATTATCGCTTATGATCCAGAAATGTGGGCTGTTGCCTTCCTTCGTTCATTCTCGGTCGAAGAACTCGGCAAGAGCGGTGACAGCGACAAGTTTATGATCGTCGCAGAGGCAACATTGGAAGCGAAGAATGAGAAATCTTCTGGACAGCTTCGGGACTTGAACGCCTAATACCTGCCCGCAATAAAAAGAATAAAGCAGGATTTGAGGGGCTTCTTCGGAGGCCCCTTTCCATTTGTGACGTCCGCAATTCG
Protein-coding sequences here:
- a CDS encoding portal protein, which encodes MTTEDEAILNSITPQLKQAVSWSNSNIANKQEQALKHYKREPLPGDDKLKGKSKWVSPKVQQATDWCSAQLFRIFDSPQSVVEFCGIGPEDEAIAKQMNDTVGWILRTRNSSAAYLQPVFQDSLLTGLGVLTAEFTVETEESLPRLLEGVPNEHLVALNQQEEQGLIVIEEASKPTTTPGPLGPIETRDLKIRTIKRIPKFSILPVCPEDLIISKDARFDPETGGILAKIQGHRRVVTRAELLDMGFDRAKIDELPAASDKTDGIALERSKDLAGEQGIGPDDVTVYTIYTKLKIGKDRKHRLWRITIGGNLENRPTLLDHTEVSLAPYAAFCCFPVSHTLFGLGAADRLLDDHTLISKLYRGVLDSLSQSVNPIKVVNPDTTNVEDLLNSHAGAIVRSTDPSGGISYNKAPFAGADAIPVIDQLSRSLDMSTGTGESMLAIDASDLQRTSATAANLRSNASQLLIEGISRNLADTGYRYLVRICISLLIDNPDEAAELFTRLTNQAIALDQFDLTFDLVTSVVFGTMSRDQSQGNLTNLLNQQYQALQAGLPIVNAQSIYSTLTKLVEGQGLKNTAPFLVDPSTLPPPPPPQPPVDPNAGLIEVEKVKAQLKAQSDEADRQFQMSKLAAEMDLKRDQMAQDFELKRAEIEAKYAAHVEVERLKLEQSAMRDAMGNIQSPAIPTPMQGYNP
- a CDS encoding DUF5309 family protein codes for the protein MPTLVTNQIAHAREDLANTISNVDPTETPFFSSIGKTKATAVRHEVLVDSLSPASANNAVAEGADLVDTAATVPVRVSNICQLMQKDIRLSGTIQAVDTAGAKTEKARLVKNRGLEIRRDLEMSLLGGQGSSATGTRYMGGYQAITATNAFGGANSAITGFSNGNISAAVDGTARSVTEAMFLDMLEKIYVSGGRPKEVLAGPKLKRAISGFTGGAQKQQNAEKKTINQGVDIYVSDWGTLNVNPHPYALTKTIIAYDPEMWAVAFLRSFSVEELGKSGDSDKFMIVAEATLEAKNEKSSGQLRDLNA